One genomic region from Amblyraja radiata isolate CabotCenter1 chromosome 17, sAmbRad1.1.pri, whole genome shotgun sequence encodes:
- the cmtr2 gene encoding cap-specific mRNA (nucleoside-2'-O-)-methyltransferase 2 produces the protein MEHCKTNRKRLRGDSVTDLSEFSRPVLSEIEELFNKIITFQKPHGNEWTLPDVRDVQTGQCQRSKRLESLKESLNQVKNELSDKELEKWHEHTSFTNRSGKVVPHVRRTMNAELCTQAWCKFHEILRTFPLLPVEALRNGELNSVHLCEAPGAFITSLNHYLRSNQIPCDWSWVGNTLNPYHEGNDTGMMITDDRLIAGTLPWWYFGPDDTGDIMDPQYLQGLTEFTRNMKSIHLVTADGSVDCQDNPGEQEVLVAPLHYCEAISALKLLSPGGSLVLKMFTLFERSSVCLLYLLNCCFNKVHVFKPGTSKAGNSEVYAVCLEYAGQRSLGGHFEQLVQSFGPEVVGEAVVARVPVPPSFLGQLEDCCHFFHQLQTGTIRENLRLFGKTDSQVASLLAEKRDCAASFYLNRFCLRPLSRDAWVLKGPGAVRGLSSRLLAQGRKQHTGSYNERQELARQGWQQRVRRGYLGPDVDGHSQRPLENPYILQGAEGHPDPLSWYVLEGRGLSRLASSPFCQPWLLRDLNEALVTCQAAPVAHCPSCCSYTGQQVLTQLALMREQLGDLTVMPCPPWECLVIGSLEHYPAPRQSSGVQLRQCQSVPPPPARCTELHDGDPGYQRWLLGAVLEAVTESTENGALVLPLLSCFTRFTAGLVFVLQHCFRALSFASPTSSDALGHLAALLCVGFCRPPSQLVEFLRRMQGQLSERPESGSEQSRQVLQFVPMELLINGPLPEFLSAVNLAITKQRLHLALQTTT, from the coding sequence ATGGAGCATTGCAAGACCAATAGGAAAAGGCTGCGTGGAGATTCTGTGACAGATCTCTCCGAGTTCAGTCGTCCTGTTCTCAGTGAGATTGAGGAGCTGTTTAATAAAATAATCACTTTTCAGAAGCCGCATGGCAATGAGTGGACTCTGCCTGATGTCCGAGATGTCCAGACAGGGCAGTGCCAGCGGTCCAAGAGGCTGGAGTCCCTGAAGGAGTCGCTCAACCAGGTGAAGAATGAGCTGAGTGACAAGGAGCTGGAGAAGTGGCATGAGCACACCAGCTTCACAAACCGGTCTGGGAAGGTGGTTCCTCATGTCAGGAGGACCATGAACGCTGAACTGTGCACGCAGGCCTGGTGTAAGTTTCACGAGATCTTACGCACATTCCCCTTGCTCCCAGTGGAGGCCCTTCGCAACGGGGAGCTGAACTCTGTGCACCTCTGTGAGGCTCCTGGAGCTTTCATCACCAGCCTCAACCACTATTTGAGGTCCAACCAGATACCCTGTGACTGGAGCTGGGTGGGGAACACTCTCAACCCCTACCACGAGGGCAATGACACCGGCATGATGATAACGGATGACCGGCTGATCGCAGGCACCCTGCCTTGGTGGTACTTTGGTCCTGATGACACTGGTGACATTATGGACCCGCAGTATCTCCAGGGTCTGACAGAGTTTACGCGGAACATGAAGAGCATCCACCTGGTGACGGCGGATGGCAGCGTGGATTGTCAGGACAACCCTGGTGAGCAGGAGGTTCTGGTAGCCCCCTTGCACTACTGTGAAGCCATCTCCGCCCTGAAGCTGCTGAGCCCTGGCGGCTCGCTGGTGCTGAAGATGTTCACCTTATTTGAGCGCTCCTCagtctgcctgctctacctgctcaACTGCTGCTTCAACAAGGTTCACGTCTTCAAGCCGGGCACCAGCAAGGCGGGCAACTCCGAGGTCTACGCTGTCTGCCTGGAGTACGCAGGACAAAGATCGCTGGGGGGCCACTTTGAGCAGCTGGTGCAGAGCTTCGGGCCGGAGGTGGTGGGGGAGGCAGTGGTGGCCCGCGTCCCTGTCCCGCCCTCCTTCCTGGGCCAGCTGGAGGATTGCTGCCACTTTTTCCACCAGCTCCAGACCGGCACCATCCGGGAGAATCTGCGGCTCTTTGGGAAGACAGACTCCCAGGTGGCCAGTCTGCTGGCGGAGAAACGGGACTGCGCCGCCAGCTTCTACCTGAACCGGTTCTGCCTGCGCCCTCTGTCCCGGGATGCCTGGGTGTTGAAGGGGCCAGGGGCCGTCCGGGGACTGTCCAGCAGGCTCTTGGCCCAGGGCAGGAAGCAGCACACCGGCTCCTACAACGAGAGGCAGGAGCTGGCTCGGCAGGGCTGGCAGCAGCGGGTGCGCAGAGGGTACCTCGGACCTGATGTGGATGGGCACAGCCAGCGTCCCCTGGAGAATCCCTACATCCTGCAGGGAGCGGAAGGGCACCCCGACCCACTGTCCTGGTACGTGTTGGAGGGCCGTGGTCTGAGCCGGCTGGCTAGCTCCCCCTTCTGCCAGCCGTGGTTGCTGCGGGATCTAAACGAGGCGCTGGTCACGTGCCAGGCTGCTCCCGTTGCCCACTGCCCCTCCTGCTGCTCCTACACTGGGCAGCAAGTGCTCACGCAGCTGGCCCTCATGAGGGAGCAGCTGGGCGACCTCACAGTGATGCCGTGCCCGCCCTGGGAGTGCCTGGTGATTGGGAGTCTGGAGCACTATCCAGCCCCAAGGCAGTCCAGTGGCGTCCAGCTACGGCAGTGCCAGTCTGTGCCCCCACCCCCTGCCCGCTGCACTGAGCTCCATGATGGGGACCCTGGCTACCAGCGGTGGCTACTGGGGGCCGTCCTGGAGGCAGTCACAGAGAGCACTGAGAACGGTGCCCTGgtcctccccctcctttcctgcTTCACCCGCTTCACGGCGGGTTTGGTGTTCGTGCTCCAACACTGCTTCCGTGCCTTGTCCTTTGCCAGCCCCACCTCCTCAGATGCCCTGGGGCACCTGGCTGCCCTCCTGTGCGTAGGCTTTTGCCGTCCCCCTAGCCAGCTGGTGGAGTTCCTAAGGAGGATGCAGGGCCAGCTGAGCGAGAGGCCAGAGTCTGGGAGCGAGCAGTCCCGGCAGGTGCTGCAGTTTGTGCCCATGGAGCTGCTAATCAACGGGCCCCTGCCGGAGTTCCTGAGTGCGGTCAACCTTGCCATCACCAAGCAGAGACTTCACCTGGCGCTCCAGACCACCACGTAG